One window of Dermacentor albipictus isolate Rhodes 1998 colony chromosome 9, USDA_Dalb.pri_finalv2, whole genome shotgun sequence genomic DNA carries:
- the LOC139050166 gene encoding putative nuclease HARBI1, with product MAAFGAAIELAFSDESSSSSSSSSDDSDGEMTQVLYEAFFSEAFSEPPRKCPRIVGFVEEVVRLYSDEEFRRNFRVSRSVAEDLIRRFEDSEFYPRSDRGGSPSKTAEEHVLIFLWFAANKACLRDVASRFGIGEATAFRIVERMLDYLVDIAKELIIFPEDLNQLSADFEQVSGVPNTIGCIDGSYVSVRCPAKKVRSTYVNRHNYPSLTLQAVCDYKKRFLDVTIGNPSKIHDSRIFRKSRLAERLPSICCSGKFHVLGDAAYPLRNYLITPFRDYGRLNSRQRAFNLKFSATRVKIENAFGDLKGRFRQLLHLDFFFVDKMNKFIIACCVLHNLCISCGDVDVPPYSDDASSAWDWQAPPDDDSQNCGPLTSSEAALRRQGEAKRECLLQAMYI from the exons atggctgcatTCGGTGCTGCTATAGaactcgcgtttagcgatgagagttCGAGTAGCAGCTCTTCcagctcggacgacagcgatgGCGAGATGACGCAAGTACTCTACGAAGCTTTCTTTTCAGAGGCATTCTCAGAACCACCGCGCAAATGTCCTAGGATTGTCGGATTCGTTGAGGAAGTTGTGCGGCTATACTCGGATGAGGAG TTTCGCAGGAACTTCAGAGTTTCTAGAAGTGTAGCGGAGGACCTGATAAGGAGGTTTGAGGACTCCGAGTTCTATCCACGTAGTGATCGTGGCGGGTCCCCTTCGAAAACCGCTGAAGAGCACGTTCTGATATTCCTTTG GTTCGCTGCAAACAAGGCGTGTCTGAGGGATGTGGCCAGTCGATTCGGCATCGGGGAGGCTACGGCGTTCAGGATTGTTGAGAGGATGCTTGATTATCTAGTGGACATCGCCAAAGAACTTATAATATTCCCAGAAGACCTCAATCAGCTGTCGGCAGACTTTGAGCAA GTGTCGGGTGTGCCCAATACTATTGGATGTATCGATGGCTCATATGTAAGCGTACGATGTCCTGCCAAGAAGGTGCGCTCTACATATGTAAACAGGCACAACTACCCGTCGTTGACTCTGCAAGCTGTGTGTGACTACAAGAAGAGGTTTCTGGACGTCACAATTGGCAATCCAAGTAAAATCCATGACTCGAGGATTTTCAGAAAGTCTAGGCTTGCCGAGCGGTTGCCTAGCATTTGTTGCTCTGGGAAATTCCATGTTCTTGGGGATGCTGCTTATCCACTTCGGAATTATCTCATCACACCATTTCGTGACTATGGACGTTTAAATTCAAGACAACGAGCCTTTAACCTAAAATTTTCGGCAACGAGGGTCAAAATTGAGAACGCCTTCGGGGACCTCAAGGGCAGGTTCCGCCAGCTGCTGCacttggattttttttttgttgataaGATGAACAAGTTCATCATTGCTTGTTGTGTTTTGCACAACCTGTGCATTAGTTGTGGTGATGTCGATGTGCCACCATATAGTGACGACGCAAGCTCGGCATGGGACTGGCAAGCACCACCAGATGACGACAGCCAGAACTGCGGCCCCCTGACATCAAGTGAAGCTGCACTGCGTCGACAAGGGGAAGCGAAGCGGGAATGCTTGCTTCAAGCAATGTACATTTGA